The following coding sequences lie in one Pseudomonas monsensis genomic window:
- a CDS encoding protease inhibitor I42 family protein produces MSPTRLFIPLALSLLAACATPPKHNVTVEKQSECPVRLTNGQNLIVMLPSNPTTGYRWAIQDSAGGVLRALSPEVYSNPEDAGVVGAAGLSTWRFQAFAPGTGRLRLTSQQPWAPEVLPVETFDCAISVN; encoded by the coding sequence ATGTCCCCCACTCGCCTGTTTATCCCCCTCGCCCTTTCGTTGCTGGCCGCGTGCGCCACGCCGCCGAAACACAACGTGACCGTGGAAAAACAAAGCGAGTGCCCGGTCCGGCTCACCAACGGGCAAAACCTGATTGTGATGCTGCCAAGCAACCCGACCACGGGCTATCGCTGGGCCATTCAGGATTCGGCCGGTGGCGTGCTGCGTGCATTGAGCCCCGAGGTTTACAGCAATCCAGAAGACGCCGGCGTCGTCGGTGCGGCCGGCCTGTCGACCTGGCGCTTTCAGGCCTTCGCTCCCGGCACCGGGCGCTTGCGCCTGACCTCGCAACAGCCGTGGGCTCCGGAAGTGTTGCCGGTGGAAACCTTTGACTGCGCGATCTCGGTGAACTGA
- a CDS encoding lysoplasmalogenase, which produces MGWLILALMGAVTYLYGLSTHAALLCLLVKPLPVLALLGWLHDAPPGDYRRWISLGLIFSLLGDVLLAWPGDLFVFGLGAFLVAHLAYLKAYLSDCKRLAVLPLVLALGVGAVLLGLLISSGLGPLLVPVIVYGTAISAMLWRALARLGTDVPKRSALLAAGGALAFVFSDSVIGIDRFVSPFHAAPYVIILSYWLGQWGIAASAFSQTKR; this is translated from the coding sequence GTGGGCTGGCTGATTCTGGCGCTGATGGGCGCGGTGACGTATCTCTACGGCCTGAGTACCCATGCGGCGCTGCTCTGCCTGTTGGTCAAACCGTTGCCGGTGTTGGCGCTGCTCGGCTGGTTGCACGATGCGCCGCCCGGTGACTATCGGCGCTGGATCAGCCTGGGTCTGATTTTCTCACTGCTCGGTGACGTGTTGCTGGCGTGGCCGGGAGACCTGTTTGTGTTCGGCCTCGGTGCGTTTCTGGTCGCGCATCTGGCTTATCTGAAGGCTTATCTGAGTGACTGCAAGCGTCTGGCGGTGTTGCCGTTGGTGCTCGCCCTCGGAGTTGGCGCGGTATTGCTGGGACTTCTGATTTCCAGCGGTCTGGGGCCGTTGCTGGTGCCGGTGATCGTTTACGGCACGGCGATCAGCGCAATGCTCTGGCGTGCCCTCGCTCGTCTCGGAACCGATGTGCCCAAGCGTTCGGCGCTACTGGCGGCGGGGGGTGCGCTGGCGTTTGTGTTCTCGGACAGCGTGATTGGCATTGACCGGTTTGTGTCGCCATTTCACGCTGCGCCGTACGTCATCATCCTCAGCTACTGGCTGGGCCAGTGGGGCATTGCGGCCTCCGCCTTCTCCCAGACCAAACGCTGA
- the cmoA gene encoding carboxy-S-adenosyl-L-methionine synthase CmoA — MSKEPDRIFAQPLDKVPDFAFNEDVVRVFPDMIKRSVPGYPTIVENLGVLAAQFAQPNSVLYDLGASLGAVTQALRRHVRTDGCRVIAVDNSAAMVERCREYLNGQNSMFQELLPVEVIEGDILALDFQPASVVALNFTLQFIAPEQRTALLSRIRQSLLPGGALILSEKLRFNDAEEHALLTDLHVAFKRANGYSELEIAQKRSAIENVMKPDSLEEHRERLLAAGFSKVVPWFQCLNFASLIALP; from the coding sequence GTGAGCAAAGAACCCGATCGCATTTTCGCCCAGCCCCTGGACAAGGTGCCTGACTTCGCCTTCAACGAAGACGTGGTGCGGGTGTTCCCGGACATGATCAAGCGCTCGGTGCCGGGTTACCCGACCATCGTCGAAAACCTCGGCGTGCTCGCCGCGCAATTCGCCCAGCCGAACAGCGTGCTCTATGACCTTGGCGCGTCGCTCGGGGCGGTGACTCAGGCGCTTCGCCGCCATGTTCGCACCGACGGTTGCCGGGTGATCGCTGTGGATAACTCGGCGGCGATGGTCGAGCGGTGCCGCGAATACCTTAACGGCCAGAATTCGATGTTCCAGGAGTTGCTGCCGGTCGAAGTGATTGAAGGCGACATCCTCGCCCTCGATTTCCAGCCTGCTTCGGTGGTGGCGCTGAATTTCACCCTGCAATTCATTGCCCCGGAACAGCGCACCGCGTTGCTCTCGCGTATCCGCCAATCTTTGCTGCCCGGCGGCGCATTGATTCTGTCGGAGAAACTGCGCTTCAACGATGCCGAAGAGCACGCGCTGCTCACCGATCTGCACGTCGCGTTCAAACGCGCCAACGGCTACAGCGAACTGGAGATTGCCCAGAAGCGCAGCGCCATCGAAAACGTCATGAAGCCCGACAGCCTCGAAGAACACCGCGAACGCCTGCTGGCCGCCGGGTTCTCGAAAGTCGTGCCGTGGTTCCAGTGTCTTAACTTTGCCTCGTTGATTGCCTTGCCATGA
- the cmoB gene encoding tRNA 5-methoxyuridine(34)/uridine 5-oxyacetic acid(34) synthase CmoB, whose amino-acid sequence MIDLSPLARRLAGTPLAEWASTLQVQLDKKMEKGHGDLERWQSALDALPKIQPSEVDLLNGLKLNTDCDDETRAQMRTALMGLSPWRKGPFDLFGVHVDTEWRSDWKWSRVSPHLDLKGKRILDVGCGNGYYMWRMLGAGADSVIGVDPNWLFFCQFQAVQRYLPEPNAWHLPFPFEDLPPNLEGFDTVFSMGVFYHRRSPIEHLLALKDCLVKGGELVLETLVVEGDKHQVLVPEDRYAQMRNVWFLPSVPALELWLRRAGFTDVKCVDVSTTTVEEQRGTEWMKYQSLSDFLDPEDHSKTIEGLPAPMRAVIVAKK is encoded by the coding sequence ATGATTGATCTGTCCCCCCTCGCCCGCCGTCTGGCCGGCACACCGCTGGCCGAATGGGCCAGCACCCTGCAAGTGCAACTCGACAAGAAAATGGAGAAAGGTCACGGCGACCTGGAGCGCTGGCAAAGTGCGCTGGACGCCCTGCCGAAGATCCAGCCAAGCGAAGTCGACCTGCTCAACGGTCTGAAACTCAACACCGACTGCGACGATGAAACCCGCGCGCAGATGCGGACCGCACTGATGGGCCTGTCGCCGTGGCGCAAAGGCCCGTTCGACCTGTTCGGCGTGCACGTCGACACCGAATGGCGCTCGGACTGGAAGTGGTCACGCGTCTCGCCGCACCTCGACTTGAAGGGCAAACGCATCCTCGATGTCGGTTGCGGCAACGGTTATTACATGTGGCGCATGCTCGGCGCCGGCGCGGACAGCGTGATCGGTGTCGATCCGAACTGGCTGTTCTTCTGCCAGTTCCAGGCGGTGCAGCGCTATCTGCCCGAGCCGAACGCCTGGCACCTGCCGTTCCCGTTCGAAGACCTGCCGCCGAACCTCGAAGGCTTCGACACGGTGTTCTCCATGGGTGTGTTCTACCACCGTCGTTCGCCGATCGAACATTTGCTGGCGCTGAAGGACTGCCTGGTCAAGGGCGGCGAACTGGTACTGGAAACGTTGGTGGTCGAAGGCGACAAGCATCAGGTGCTGGTGCCGGAAGACCGCTACGCGCAGATGCGTAACGTGTGGTTCCTGCCGTCGGTGCCGGCGCTGGAATTGTGGCTGCGCCGAGCAGGTTTCACCGATGTGAAGTGTGTGGACGTCAGCACCACCACGGTCGAAGAGCAGCGCGGCACCGAGTGGATGAAGTACCAGTCGCTGAGCGACTTCCTTGATCCCGAAGACCACAGCAAAACCATCGAGGGCCTGCCGGCGCCGATGCGTGCTGTGATTGTCGCGAAGAAGTAA
- the tadA gene encoding tRNA adenosine(34) deaminase TadA, whose amino-acid sequence MRQIRPAAIIDRSRDRDFMREALDLAAQGAALGEVPVGAVLVQDGEIIGRGFNCPITTSDPSAHAEMVAIRAAAQAVDNYRLPGSTLYVTLEPCSMCAGLIVHSRVARVVYGALEPKAGIVQSQGQFFTQGFLNHRVLYEGGVLAEECGAVLTEFFRARRAKSPSP is encoded by the coding sequence ATGCGCCAGATTCGCCCCGCCGCGATCATCGACCGCAGCCGTGACCGCGACTTCATGCGCGAAGCCCTGGACCTCGCCGCCCAAGGTGCAGCGCTCGGCGAAGTGCCAGTGGGCGCGGTGCTGGTGCAGGACGGTGAGATCATCGGTCGCGGTTTCAATTGCCCCATCACCACCAGCGACCCCAGTGCCCACGCGGAAATGGTCGCGATCCGCGCCGCCGCCCAAGCGGTGGACAACTATCGCCTGCCGGGCAGCACGCTGTATGTGACGCTGGAGCCGTGCAGCATGTGCGCCGGGCTGATCGTGCATTCCCGCGTGGCCCGGGTGGTGTATGGCGCATTGGAACCGAAAGCGGGGATTGTGCAGAGTCAGGGGCAGTTTTTCACCCAGGGCTTTTTGAATCACCGGGTGTTGTATGAAGGCGGGGTGTTGGCGGAGGAGTGTGGCGCGGTGCTGACCGAATTCTTCCGCGCCCGAAGAGCAAAAAGCCCCTCACCCTAA
- a CDS encoding multicopper oxidase family protein, translated as MSFTRRQILGGLAGLVVVGVGAGGASRYWLGKMADAEAGHDYELIAAPLDVELVPGHKTEAWAFGPSAPGTELRVRQGEWLRVRFINHLPVATTIHWHGIRLPLEMDGVPYVSQLPVLPGEYFDYKFRVPDAGSYWYHPHVSSSEELGRGLVGPLIIEEREPTGFKYEKTLSLKNWHVDDEGNFVEFSIPREAARGGTAGRLSTINGVPLPVIELPAGQITRVRLLNLDNTLTYRINIPGVEAQIYALDGNPVEPRPLGKEYWLGPGMRICLAIKAPAAGEELSLRNGPVRLGTLRSVANNDAPTEWPKALPANPVAEPDLANAEKLNFNFEWVGSVSINVDNGKPPSLWQINGKAWDITDKTCADRPIASLKLGQSYIFELKNMTQYQHPIHLHGMSFKVIASNRHKIIPYFTDTYLLGKNERAQVALVADNPGVWMFHCHVIDHMETGLMAAIEVK; from the coding sequence ATGTCCTTTACCCGTCGCCAAATCCTCGGTGGCCTGGCCGGTCTTGTTGTCGTTGGTGTCGGAGCGGGGGGCGCGTCGCGTTATTGGCTGGGCAAAATGGCTGACGCTGAAGCGGGCCATGACTACGAGTTGATTGCCGCGCCCTTGGACGTTGAGTTGGTGCCGGGGCACAAGACCGAGGCCTGGGCGTTCGGCCCGTCGGCACCGGGCACCGAGTTGCGCGTGCGTCAGGGCGAATGGCTGCGGGTACGGTTCATCAACCATCTGCCGGTGGCGACCACCATCCACTGGCACGGCATCCGCCTGCCGCTGGAAATGGACGGCGTGCCATACGTCTCGCAACTGCCGGTACTGCCGGGCGAATACTTCGACTACAAATTCCGCGTGCCGGACGCCGGCAGCTACTGGTATCACCCGCACGTCAGCAGCAGCGAAGAACTTGGCCGGGGATTGGTCGGACCGCTGATCATCGAAGAGCGCGAGCCGACCGGTTTCAAATACGAAAAGACCTTGAGCCTGAAGAACTGGCACGTCGACGACGAAGGCAATTTCGTCGAGTTCAGCATTCCCCGTGAAGCGGCCCGTGGCGGCACGGCAGGGCGGCTGTCGACGATCAATGGCGTGCCGTTGCCGGTGATCGAATTGCCGGCCGGGCAGATCACGCGTGTGCGCCTGCTCAATCTTGATAACACCCTGACTTATCGCATCAACATTCCCGGCGTCGAAGCGCAGATCTACGCGCTGGACGGCAATCCGGTCGAGCCACGGCCGCTGGGCAAGGAATACTGGCTCGGCCCCGGCATGCGCATTTGCCTGGCAATCAAGGCTCCGGCGGCCGGTGAAGAATTGTCGCTGCGTAACGGCCCGGTGCGTCTGGGCACCCTGCGTTCGGTGGCCAACAACGATGCGCCGACCGAGTGGCCGAAGGCCTTGCCGGCCAACCCGGTGGCCGAGCCGGATCTGGCCAATGCCGAGAAACTCAACTTCAATTTCGAATGGGTCGGGTCGGTGTCGATCAACGTCGACAACGGCAAGCCGCCGAGCCTGTGGCAGATCAACGGCAAGGCCTGGGACATCACCGACAAGACCTGCGCCGACCGGCCGATTGCCAGCCTGAAACTCGGTCAGAGCTACATTTTCGAATTGAAAAACATGACCCAGTACCAGCACCCGATTCACCTGCACGGTATGAGTTTCAAGGTGATCGCCTCGAACCGGCACAAGATCATCCCGTACTTCACCGACACTTATCTGCTGGGCAAAAACGAGCGCGCGCAGGTGGCGCTGGTGGCCGATAATCCTGGGGTGTGGATGTTCCATTGCCATGTGATCGACCACATGGAAACCGGCCTGATGGCCGCCATCGAGGTGAAGTGA
- a CDS encoding PTS transporter subunit EIIB, whose translation MLDKLQKAFWKALTPDLVVDTPEAPAEPSEGLSAAIVAALGGVDNLQSQQPLALTRVRVVLRDVSGIDQQALSAAGVAGVMPLADGVVHLITGLRP comes from the coding sequence ATGTTGGATAAATTGCAGAAGGCATTCTGGAAGGCCCTGACCCCGGATCTGGTCGTGGACACGCCCGAAGCGCCGGCCGAGCCGAGCGAAGGATTAAGCGCCGCCATCGTCGCGGCACTGGGCGGTGTGGATAACCTCCAGTCGCAGCAACCACTGGCGTTGACGCGGGTGCGGGTTGTATTGCGTGACGTGTCGGGCATTGATCAACAGGCTTTGAGCGCTGCCGGGGTCGCGGGCGTGATGCCCTTGGCGGACGGTGTGGTGCATCTGATTACCGGGCTGCGACCTTAA
- the ptsP gene encoding phosphoenolpyruvate--protein phosphotransferase has protein sequence MATPQQLQLLAPLSGVLMALEQVPDPVFSGRVIGDGLCIDPTSSTLCAPMAGVISNVQASGHAVSITDDHGVQVLMHIGLDTVNLAGQGFTRLVEEGQRVTAGQALIEFDADYIARHARSLMTLMLVVSGEPFTWLVASSGRVETGQPLLGLVSGQTISEEPGAAETPAVFSQQLKLPNPNGLHARPAAVFAQAAKGFAAKIYLHKQQARANAKSLVAIMALQTAFGDSVQVSAVGEDADAAIEALTRLLVEGCGETVTAVASVEVVESEVLTLLRGVCASPGSALGKVVQISEPVFDVSEFGGGADIERAALATALVEADLALQHLRDSAAGEAEAEIFKAHQELLEDPGLLDQAQALISEGKSAAFAWRAATEETAAMFRQLGSALLAERAADLTDVGRRVLKLLLGIAEQALALPQDSILIADQLTPSQTAGIDTSKVLGFATVGGGATSHVAILARACGLPSICGVPVQMLALCNGTPVLLDADKGELHVHPDPAAVSQWQARHAQQRHRHEHELANATLAARTRDGHHIEVSANVASLSETEQAMALGGAGVGLLRSEFLYLGRNHAPSHDEQVATYSAIARCVGPARNLVVRTLDVGGDKPLAYVPMDSETNPFLGVRGIRLCLERPQLLREQFRAMLGCCDLTHLHIMLPMVTQLSELRLARQMLDEEILALGLTQRPKLGIMIEVPAAALMADRFAPLVDFFSIGTNDLTQYTLAMDRDHPRLASQADSFHPSVLRLIAMTVKAAHAHGKWVGVCGAMASERLAVPLLLGLGVDELSVSVPMIAPVKATVRELQLAECQIIAQQVLGLESAGQVREALQLFHEATVDTLRVLEN, from the coding sequence ATGGCCACACCCCAACAATTGCAACTGCTGGCTCCTTTGTCCGGAGTCCTGATGGCGCTGGAGCAGGTCCCCGATCCGGTGTTTTCCGGGCGCGTGATCGGTGACGGCCTGTGCATCGACCCGACCTCGTCGACCCTGTGCGCGCCCATGGCCGGGGTCATCAGTAATGTGCAGGCCAGCGGACACGCCGTGAGCATAACCGACGACCATGGCGTGCAGGTCTTGATGCACATCGGCCTGGATACGGTGAACCTCGCCGGGCAAGGCTTCACCCGTCTGGTTGAAGAGGGCCAACGGGTCACCGCGGGGCAGGCGCTGATCGAGTTCGACGCCGATTACATTGCCCGACATGCGCGCAGCCTGATGACATTGATGCTGGTGGTCAGCGGGGAGCCGTTCACTTGGCTGGTCGCGTCGAGCGGACGGGTCGAAACCGGTCAGCCGTTGCTTGGGCTTGTCAGCGGACAGACGATCAGCGAAGAGCCAGGCGCAGCAGAAACGCCGGCGGTGTTTTCACAGCAGTTGAAACTACCCAACCCCAATGGCCTGCACGCGCGCCCGGCAGCGGTGTTCGCGCAAGCGGCAAAGGGCTTCGCGGCAAAGATTTACCTGCACAAACAGCAGGCTCGGGCCAACGCCAAATCCCTGGTGGCGATCATGGCGTTGCAGACCGCTTTCGGCGACAGCGTGCAGGTCAGTGCGGTGGGCGAAGATGCTGACGCCGCCATTGAGGCGCTGACTCGATTACTGGTTGAGGGCTGCGGTGAAACGGTGACAGCAGTGGCATCTGTCGAGGTGGTTGAAAGCGAGGTTCTGACCCTTCTGCGTGGCGTCTGCGCGTCACCCGGTTCGGCATTGGGCAAAGTGGTGCAGATCAGCGAGCCAGTCTTCGACGTCAGCGAGTTCGGCGGCGGAGCAGACATCGAGCGTGCGGCCCTCGCCACTGCCTTGGTCGAAGCGGATCTGGCCTTACAGCATTTGCGCGACAGCGCCGCTGGCGAGGCCGAAGCCGAGATCTTCAAGGCGCATCAGGAACTGCTCGAAGATCCGGGACTGCTCGACCAGGCCCAGGCGCTGATCAGTGAGGGCAAAAGCGCGGCGTTCGCCTGGCGCGCAGCCACTGAAGAAACCGCAGCGATGTTTCGCCAGTTGGGCAGTGCGCTGCTGGCTGAACGGGCGGCGGATCTGACCGATGTCGGGCGCCGGGTGCTCAAGTTGCTGCTGGGGATTGCCGAGCAGGCGCTGGCGTTGCCGCAAGACAGTATTCTGATCGCCGATCAGCTAACCCCGTCGCAGACCGCTGGCATCGATACCAGCAAAGTACTGGGGTTCGCTACGGTCGGCGGCGGCGCGACCAGCCACGTGGCGATTCTCGCTCGCGCCTGTGGCCTGCCGTCGATCTGCGGGGTGCCGGTGCAAATGCTCGCACTGTGCAACGGCACTCCGGTATTGCTTGACGCCGACAAGGGCGAATTGCATGTGCATCCCGATCCTGCGGCCGTTAGCCAATGGCAGGCGCGGCACGCGCAACAGCGTCACCGCCATGAACATGAGCTGGCCAATGCAACGCTCGCGGCACGGACCCGTGACGGGCATCACATCGAGGTGTCGGCCAACGTCGCCTCATTGTCTGAGACCGAGCAGGCAATGGCCCTGGGCGGTGCGGGCGTCGGCCTGCTGCGTTCGGAATTTCTCTATCTGGGCCGCAATCACGCACCGAGCCATGACGAACAGGTCGCCACCTACAGCGCCATCGCTCGCTGTGTCGGACCTGCGCGCAATCTGGTGGTGCGCACCCTCGATGTCGGTGGCGACAAACCGCTGGCCTACGTGCCCATGGACAGCGAAACCAATCCGTTCCTCGGCGTGCGTGGTATTCGTTTGTGCCTGGAGCGCCCGCAGTTATTGCGTGAGCAGTTCCGGGCCATGCTCGGCTGTTGCGATCTGACGCATTTGCACATCATGTTGCCGATGGTCACGCAACTGTCGGAACTGCGTCTGGCGCGGCAGATGCTCGACGAGGAAATCCTCGCGCTGGGGCTAACGCAACGGCCGAAACTGGGGATCATGATCGAAGTGCCGGCAGCGGCACTGATGGCGGACCGGTTTGCGCCTCTGGTGGATTTCTTCTCGATCGGCACCAATGACCTGACGCAATACACCCTGGCGATGGATCGCGATCACCCGCGCCTGGCCAGTCAGGCCGACAGTTTTCATCCCTCGGTACTGCGCTTGATCGCCATGACCGTGAAGGCCGCGCACGCCCATGGCAAATGGGTCGGCGTGTGCGGGGCGATGGCCTCGGAGCGTCTGGCGGTGCCGTTGTTGCTGGGGTTGGGGGTGGATGAGCTGTCGGTGAGCGTGCCGATGATTGCGCCGGTCAAGGCGACGGTGCGCGAGCTGCAGTTGGCCGAATGTCAGATCATCGCCCAACAAGTGCTCGGTCTGGAAAGTGCCGGGCAGGTGCGCGAGGCGCTGCAGCTGTTTCACGAGGCAACCGTCGATACTTTGCGGGTTCTGGAGAACTGA
- a CDS encoding maltoporin: protein MKTTINRSLAVAGFCLALPSASEALEFGGYLRSGVGTSVNSSGQSCFQLPGAQTKYRLGNECEQYGELELRQDLYTLDDGSILSVDGMASLYNRYDRSPTFKDDNGSIRLPQAYAQWSAMPALNGGSLWAGRRYYKRNDIHISDFYYWNQSATGGGVEDVLIGDLKYSYAFSRKDNLYQKDYINRHDFNVAGFKTNPGGELEFGLSYIDKPDSRDAHRGWAITTQHVQTGFLGGKNKLALQYGEGPGTGLGYTGNVKLDESNKSYRIVEFFDWQVTPRFGGQVEAVYQKDIRPDGADQNWISLGVRPTYALSDHFKLVTELGHDQVEAQGGTRKLSKFTFAPTWSPKGPEFWARPEVRLYYTYATWNEAAKRAANELAKGSALSDTGAFGSARHGANVGLQVEYWWK from the coding sequence ATGAAAACAACAATAAATCGCAGCCTTGCAGTGGCAGGTTTTTGCCTGGCCTTACCGTCAGCTTCAGAGGCGCTGGAGTTTGGCGGCTACTTGCGCAGCGGTGTCGGCACGTCGGTCAACAGCAGCGGTCAGTCGTGCTTCCAGTTACCGGGCGCGCAGACCAAATATCGCTTGGGTAACGAGTGCGAGCAGTACGGCGAGCTGGAGTTGCGCCAGGACCTTTACACCCTCGACGACGGTTCGATACTGAGTGTCGACGGCATGGCCTCGCTGTACAACCGCTACGACCGCAGCCCCACCTTCAAGGACGACAACGGTTCGATCCGCTTGCCACAGGCTTATGCGCAGTGGTCGGCGATGCCCGCACTCAACGGTGGTTCATTGTGGGCCGGGCGCCGTTACTACAAACGCAATGACATCCATATTTCCGACTTCTACTACTGGAACCAGAGCGCCACGGGCGGTGGGGTCGAAGACGTGTTGATCGGCGACCTTAAATACAGCTACGCCTTTTCGCGCAAGGACAACCTGTACCAGAAGGACTACATCAATCGGCACGACTTCAACGTCGCCGGGTTCAAGACCAACCCGGGCGGTGAGCTGGAGTTCGGCTTGAGCTATATCGACAAACCCGACAGCCGCGATGCCCATCGGGGCTGGGCGATCACCACGCAACATGTGCAGACGGGTTTTCTCGGCGGCAAGAACAAACTGGCGCTGCAATACGGTGAAGGGCCGGGCACCGGGCTGGGCTATACCGGCAACGTCAAACTGGACGAGAGCAACAAGAGTTACCGGATCGTCGAGTTTTTCGACTGGCAGGTGACACCGCGCTTCGGTGGCCAGGTCGAGGCGGTGTACCAGAAAGACATTCGCCCGGACGGTGCCGATCAGAACTGGATCTCTCTAGGTGTGCGTCCCACCTATGCGCTCAGCGACCACTTCAAACTGGTGACCGAACTGGGCCACGATCAAGTCGAAGCCCAGGGCGGCACGCGCAAGCTGAGCAAATTCACGTTTGCCCCGACCTGGTCGCCCAAAGGCCCTGAGTTCTGGGCGCGTCCAGAGGTGCGCCTGTATTACACGTACGCTACCTGGAACGAGGCGGCCAAACGGGCGGCCAATGAACTGGCCAAAGGCTCGGCACTGTCTGATACCGGCGCCTTCGGCAGTGCTCGCCACGGTGCGAATGTCGGATTGCAGGTCGAATACTGGTGGAAATAA
- the treC gene encoding alpha,alpha-phosphotrehalase, protein MQDWQRSVIYQVYPKSFHSHAGNPTGDLLGIVAKLDYLQWLGVDCLWITPFLRSPQRDNGYDISDYYAIDPSYGSMADCELLIAEAGKRGIKLMLDIVVNHTSIEHVWFQQARSSLDNPYRDFYIWRDQPNNWESKFGGSAWEYEAQTGQYYLHLFDHTQADLNWDNPKVRAEVFRMMQFWRDKGVGGFRLDVINLISKPADFPEDASDGRCFYTDGPNVHEYLQQMYREVFEGHDLINVGEMSSTSLEHCIRYSNPQSKELSMTFNFHHLKVDYPNRQKWVRADFDFLQLKSILSDWQIGMQVGGGWNALFWCNHDQPRVVSRFGNDGEYRELSAKMLGTALHFLQGTPFVYQGEELGMTNPGFESIEHYRDVETLNIFRLRREAGSSDADNMAAIMQKSRDNGRTPMHWDAGPNAGFSSVEPWIGVPANAAQINVAKQLDDPDSVLHHYRNLIALRRRESLITEGVYRQLLPEHPQVWAYVREGSAERLLVVNNFYGTTCEVELPTTVISESMSQRLLISNYPDGPLRKRQVVLRPYESFVLHLIDP, encoded by the coding sequence ATGCAAGACTGGCAGCGTTCGGTGATCTATCAGGTCTATCCGAAGAGTTTTCATAGCCACGCCGGCAACCCGACGGGGGACCTGCTCGGTATCGTCGCCAAGCTCGACTACCTGCAGTGGCTGGGTGTCGACTGCTTGTGGATCACGCCATTCCTGCGTTCGCCGCAACGCGATAACGGCTATGACATCAGCGATTACTACGCCATCGACCCGAGCTACGGCAGCATGGCCGACTGCGAATTGCTGATCGCCGAGGCGGGCAAGCGCGGGATCAAGCTGATGCTCGACATCGTGGTCAATCACACCTCGATCGAGCACGTGTGGTTTCAACAGGCGCGCAGCAGCCTCGACAACCCTTACCGTGATTTCTACATCTGGCGAGATCAGCCGAACAACTGGGAATCCAAGTTCGGCGGTTCCGCCTGGGAGTACGAAGCCCAGACCGGTCAGTACTACCTGCACCTGTTCGACCACACCCAGGCCGACCTGAATTGGGACAACCCCAAGGTCCGCGCTGAAGTGTTCAGGATGATGCAGTTCTGGCGGGACAAGGGCGTGGGCGGTTTTCGTCTGGATGTGATCAATCTGATCTCCAAGCCCGCGGACTTTCCCGAAGACGCCAGCGATGGCCGATGCTTCTATACCGACGGGCCGAATGTCCACGAATACTTGCAGCAGATGTACCGCGAGGTTTTCGAAGGGCACGACCTTATCAATGTCGGCGAGATGTCATCGACCAGCCTCGAACACTGCATTCGTTATTCCAATCCGCAGTCGAAAGAACTGTCGATGACCTTCAACTTTCACCACCTGAAAGTCGATTATCCGAACCGGCAGAAGTGGGTGCGCGCCGACTTCGATTTCCTCCAGCTCAAGAGCATCCTGTCCGACTGGCAGATCGGCATGCAGGTCGGCGGCGGCTGGAATGCGCTGTTCTGGTGTAACCATGATCAACCGCGCGTGGTCTCGCGCTTCGGCAATGACGGCGAGTACCGCGAACTCTCGGCGAAGATGCTCGGCACCGCGCTGCACTTTCTGCAGGGCACGCCGTTCGTGTATCAGGGCGAAGAGTTGGGCATGACCAATCCGGGGTTCGAGTCGATCGAGCATTATCGTGATGTCGAGACGCTGAACATCTTTCGCCTACGGCGCGAGGCCGGCAGCAGCGACGCCGACAATATGGCGGCGATCATGCAGAAGTCCCGTGATAACGGGCGCACGCCGATGCACTGGGACGCCGGGCCGAACGCCGGTTTCAGCAGTGTCGAGCCGTGGATCGGAGTGCCGGCCAATGCCGCGCAGATCAACGTCGCCAAGCAGCTCGATGACCCCGACTCGGTACTGCATCACTATCGCAATCTGATCGCACTGCGCCGCCGCGAATCGCTGATTACCGAAGGGGTGTACCGACAATTACTGCCCGAACATCCGCAAGTCTGGGCGTATGTGCGTGAAGGCAGCGCCGAGCGTTTGTTGGTGGTGAACAACTTCTACGGGACAACCTGTGAAGTGGAGTTGCCGACGACAGTCATCAGCGAGTCAATGAGCCAGCGCCTGTTGATCAGCAATTATCCGGACGGCCCGTTGCGCAAGCGGCAGGTGGTTTTGCGACCTTACGAGTCCTTCGTCCTGCACCTGATTGATCCCTGA